In the genome of Candidatus Margulisiibacteriota bacterium, the window GCAATGATCTCGCGCATCCCCCCGCCCCCCTCGCCCCCCCCCATCAGCAAAATGGTGAAACGCTTGGGGCTAAGCTTGGCTTTGCGCCGCGCCGCCTGCTTCTCCTTGTCGGCCAGGAAGAACTTCGGATCGATCGGCATGCCGATCACTTTGATCTTGCTCTCGGGCATACCGTAGCTGACCGCCAGCTCTTTGGCTTCCGGCGTGGCCACGATCGCCCCGTCGGCCTCGGGCGCTATCCAGGCGCGGTGGAGGGTCACCGGATCGGTAATGACGATAACGAAGGGTATCTTCAGCTCCAGTTCCTTGATCGCCTTGACCGTCAGATGGTTGACCATCGGGTGGACAGAGACCACGATATCCGGCCGTTTTTCCAAGAGGAGCTTTTTCATTTCTTCCAGAATAAAGGGGCGCGAGATTTTTTCCAGTTGTTCCAGTTTCTTGCCGTCGTCGAGCCAGTAATAAAGCTGGCCCCAGAGCTTGGGGGAATATTTGATGACCGGAGCGTAGAGCCGGGCGAAAAGGTTCAGGAAGCCGGAACAGGCGGCAAAGACGTCGACCATCTCCTGGCTATACTTATCTTTACCCAGGTGGTCGACCGCCCGGACTATAGCGGTGGCCGCGGAACGGTGCCCCCCGCCCGTATCGGAAAAGAAAAATAGGATCTTCTTTTTCACCGGGCAAATTATAGCACTTGCCAGCGCTCCATGCCAGGAGTAAACTTACGCAGAATAAACCCCTGGGGAGATAAAAATGAACAGCAGAACCGAGCTGGAGAAAAAGCTGGAGAAGACCAATGCCAAACTCTCCGCCAAGAACCAGCAGTTGGAAGCCAAGGTCGCCGCCCGGACAGCCGACCTGGAGAAGGTCCGCAAGGCGAACCTCCTCCTGATGAAAGACCTGAAAGAAGACATCGCCAAGATGCAGGTCGTCGACCGGATGAAGACCGAATTCCTCTCGATGGTCTCTCACGAACTGCGCACGCCGCTGACGCCGATCAAGGGTTACCTGGCGCTGATCCTCTCGGGGAAAATGGGCAAGCTGGGCCCCCAGCAGCACCAGGCGCTCGAGCTCATCACCCGCCAGGCCGAGCATCTCCACTCGCTGATCGATAATGTCCTCGATGTCGCCCGGCTCGATATCGGCAAACCTATCCCGGTATTCAAACAGCTCCTCTCGATCGAGACCCTGATCGAAGAGACCGCGGCGACCATGCGGATCCAGGCCGGAGAAAAAAAGCTGACGTTAAGTGTCGCTATCGAGGGGCAGATCCCGACCCTGATGGCCGACGAGATCAAGCTGAAGCGGGTCCTCGCCAACCTGATCGGTAACGCCTTGAAGTTCACCCCCGAAGGGGGCGAGATCACCGTCCGGGCCAGCTTGGTGGAAGGCCCGGCGGTCCAAATCGAAGTGGCCGACAACGGCATTGGTCTGGCCAAAGAGAATCTGGGCAAGGTCTTCGATAAATTTTACCAGGTGGACAGTTCAGCCACCCGGTCCGTCGGCGGCATCGGCATGGGGTTGCCTATCTCCCGCGAGTTGGTCCGCCTGCACGGCGGCCGGCTCTGGGCCGAATCGGACGGGCCGGGCAGAGGCAGCCGCTTTATTTTCACCCTGCCGGTAGTATAATTGCGGGAGGTTAAGTTATGGCAAAAAAAATACTGATCGTTGAAGATTACCCGGTCACCGCCAAGATGATCGCCGAGATCCTGGAGATGGAAGGGTTTGAGGCGGTCATCGCCCCCGACGGCAACAGCGGGCTCCAAAAAGCGGCCGCGGAAAAACCGGACCTGATCCTCCTCGATATCAGGCTGCCGGGGATAGACGGCCTGGAGGTCTGCTCCCAACTGCGCGCCAATCCCAAGACAAAGGATATCCCGGTCATCATGGTCTCGGTCAAGACGGCCGACGAGGACGTTAAGGCAGGTTTAAAGCGGGGGGCCAACGATTACGTCGCCAAACCCTTTGACCCCTTCAAGCTTCTCGAAGTCGTCAAGAAACATTTAAAGTAGGGACAACCTTTATGGTTGTCCGCTAATAAAACATCTACGGACAGGGATAAACCCTGTCCCTACATAACCGCCGGGTACCAGTCGAGGGTCAACTTCAAGCCGGACTTAATATCTTGCCGCGCTTGCCAGTTCAATTCTTTTCTGGCCCTCTCACAATTCAACACACTGCGGAACAGCTCCCCCGCCCTGGGCGGCGCGTAGACTGCTTGCCCGGAAAATTCCGTTAAGGCCTTAAGATGAGCGAAAAGCTGGTTAACCGACGTCCCCACTCCCGTGCCGATATTGAAGATATTATTGTCCCCTCGGGTCAGCGCGATCAGGTTAGCCGCGGCCACATCACCAACGTAAACGTAATCGCGCAGTTGTTCGCCGTCGCCGTAGATCGTCGCCGTTTCCCCTTTTAGCAGTTTGCCGCAGAAGATGGCGATAACCCCCGCCTCCCCCAACGGGTCCTGGCGCGGGCCGAAAACATTGCCGTAGCGCAAGGCGGTGAATTTCAGCCCGTAAAGCTTCCAGTAAGCGTACAGATACATCTCGACGGAGCGCTTGGTTATGGCGTAGGGCGAGATCGGCTCCTGCGCGTGGTCTTCGGCCGCGCCCCCTTTTTCCGGCACTTCGCCGTAGAGCGCGCCGCCGGTCGAAGAAAAGATTATTTTGCCGACTTTGGACCGCACGGCCGCATTGAGAAGGTTTAAAGTTCCCAGCTCATTGACCTCGGCATTAAAGACCGGGTCGCTGACCGATTTGCGCACGTCGATCTGGGCGGCCAGATGGGCGATGACTTCCGGCGCGAAATCGTTGACCACTTCGGCCAACTTCGCGTCCCGGATATCGACGGGAAAAAATTCCGCTTTGGGGTTAAGATTCTCTTTTTTGCCGGTCGTCAGGTTATCGACAATGGCGACCTGATGGCCGGCAGCGATAAAAGCATCCGCGATATTTGAACCGATAAAGCCGGCCCCGCCGGTGACCAGGATTTTCATGATCCTTCCCTTTCCGTTTC includes:
- a CDS encoding glycosyltransferase; protein product: MKKKILFFFSDTGGGHRSAATAIVRAVDHLGKDKYSQEMVDVFAACSGFLNLFARLYAPVIKYSPKLWGQLYYWLDDGKKLEQLEKISRPFILEEMKKLLLEKRPDIVVSVHPMVNHLTVKAIKELELKIPFVIVITDPVTLHRAWIAPEADGAIVATPEAKELAVSYGMPESKIKVIGMPIDPKFFLADKEKQAARRKAKLSPKRFTILLMGGGEGGGGMREIIAEFGRTGFDGQIIVITGRNKALETRLKKEAKKFGFPLRVFGFTNQVYELMSESDLIITKAGPGTIAEALAMNLPIIITSWLPGQEEGNVEFVVRENVGRVSRDPHRVVELVKELRETDEFEELKKNVARVSRPQAALEIAREIFSFI
- a CDS encoding NAD-dependent epimerase/dehydratase family protein, giving the protein MKILVTGGAGFIGSNIADAFIAAGHQVAIVDNLTTGKKENLNPKAEFFPVDIRDAKLAEVVNDFAPEVIAHLAAQIDVRKSVSDPVFNAEVNELGTLNLLNAAVRSKVGKIIFSSTGGALYGEVPEKGGAAEDHAQEPISPYAITKRSVEMYLYAYWKLYGLKFTALRYGNVFGPRQDPLGEAGVIAIFCGKLLKGETATIYGDGEQLRDYVYVGDVAAANLIALTRGDNNIFNIGTGVGTSVNQLFAHLKALTEFSGQAVYAPPRAGELFRSVLNCERARKELNWQARQDIKSGLKLTLDWYPAVM
- a CDS encoding response regulator yields the protein MAKKILIVEDYPVTAKMIAEILEMEGFEAVIAPDGNSGLQKAAAEKPDLILLDIRLPGIDGLEVCSQLRANPKTKDIPVIMVSVKTADEDVKAGLKRGANDYVAKPFDPFKLLEVVKKHLK
- a CDS encoding HAMP domain-containing sensor histidine kinase; translated protein: MNSRTELEKKLEKTNAKLSAKNQQLEAKVAARTADLEKVRKANLLLMKDLKEDIAKMQVVDRMKTEFLSMVSHELRTPLTPIKGYLALILSGKMGKLGPQQHQALELITRQAEHLHSLIDNVLDVARLDIGKPIPVFKQLLSIETLIEETAATMRIQAGEKKLTLSVAIEGQIPTLMADEIKLKRVLANLIGNALKFTPEGGEITVRASLVEGPAVQIEVADNGIGLAKENLGKVFDKFYQVDSSATRSVGGIGMGLPISRELVRLHGGRLWAESDGPGRGSRFIFTLPVV